One genomic region from Gossypium hirsutum isolate 1008001.06 chromosome D13, Gossypium_hirsutum_v2.1, whole genome shotgun sequence encodes:
- the LOC107931996 gene encoding acyl-protein thioesterase 2 translates to MSFTGPSVGPGGRTARRALEFGRTYVVRPKGRHQATIVWLHGLGDNGSSWSQLLETLPLPNIKWICPTAPTQPISIFGGFPSTAWFNVGELSEDAPDDIEGLDAAAAHVANLLAAEPADIKLGVGGFSMGAATSLYSATCFTHGKYGNGNTYPANLSAVVGLSGWLPCSKTLKRKIEGNNEAAGRAESLPILLCHGKGDDVVPYKFGEKSSRALTSNGFKDMTFKSYNGLGHYTIPEEMEEVCAWLTSKLGLDGRST, encoded by the exons ATGAGCTTCACCGGTCCTTCGGTTGGCCCTG GTGGTAGAACTGCTAGAAGGGCACTTGAGTTTGGAAGAACCTATGTGGTCAGGCCAAAAGGTAGGCACCAAGCTACCATAGTTTGGCTACATGGTCTTGGTGATAATGGTTCGAG CTGGTCCCAGCTCCTGGAGACGCTCCCTCTTCCAAAT ATTAAATGGATATGTCCAACTGCGCCTACTCAACCAATAAGCATATTTGGTGGCTTTCCATCAACTGCTT GGTTCAATGTCGGTGAGCTTTCAGAAGATGCTCCTGATGATATAGAGGGTTTGGATGCTGCTGCAGCACATGTTGCAAATTTGCTGGCAGCAGAGCCTGCTGACA TTAAACTTGGTGTTGGAGGCTTCAGTATGGGTGCAGCTACCTCACTATACTCTGCAACCTGTTTTACTCATGGAAAATACGGAAATGGAAACACATATCCTGCCAATTTGAGCGCAGTTGTAGGACTTAGCGGATGGCTTCCGTGTTCAAA gactttgaaaagaaaaatagaaggaaaCAATGAAGCTGCAGGACGTGCTGAGTCCTTGCCAATTTTGCTATGCCATGGAAAAG GTGATGATGTGGTTCCGTATAAATTTGGCGAGAAATCGTCTCGAGCATTGACTTCAAACGGATTTAAGGACATGACTTTCAAATCCTACAATGG GCTTGGTCACTATACAATCCCAGAGGAGATGGAAGAAGTATGTGCTTGGTTAACTTCAAAACTGGGGCTCGACGGTCGATCCACATAA
- the LOC107932040 gene encoding deSI-like protein At4g17486: MGKGKVSNSSHNESNDNETKLVLNIYDLTPMNNYSYWIGFGIFHSGIEVRGKEYGFGAHDFSISGVFEVEPKCCPGFSYRCSISLGRINMSSSDFRAFIENLASDYHGNTYHLISKNCNHFSDDIVYKLTGKHIPRWVNRLARLGSLFSCLLPESLQATRVKKVPEYHQIEGNETLSTTTPSEIDETEQENPLLSPKDGSVDINFVKAAPSDCKAEMP, from the exons ATGGGGAAAGGGAAAGTCTCAAATTCCAGCCATAATGAGAGCAATGACAATGAAACCAAGCTGGTTTTGAATATCTATGATCTCACTCCTATGAACAATTACTCTTATTGGATTGGTTTTGGGATTTTCCATTCCGGCATTGAAG TTCGTGGTAAAGAGTACGGGTTCGGGGCTCATGATTTTTCAATCAGTGGCGTTTTTGAAGTGGAACCGAAGTGCTGCCCTGGTTTTTCCTATCGATGTTCGATCTCGTTGGGAAGGATAAACATGTCGTCCTCCGATTTCAGAGCGTTCATCGAGAACTTGGCTTCCGACTATCATGGAAATACCTATCACCTCATCTCCAAGAACTGCAACCACTTTTCAGATGACATTGTCTATAAACTAACCGGCAAACACATCCCCAGATGGGTGAACCGACTTGCTCGGCTAG GTTCCTTATTCAGCTGCCTACTCCCAGAAAGCCTTCAAGCAACTAGAGTGAAGAAGGTGCCTGAATACCACCAAATTG aAGGAAACGAAACTCTGTCGACCACCACCCCCAGCGAAATAGACGAAACGGAACAGGAGAATCCTTTGCTGTCTCCAAAAGATGGAAGTGTAGATATAAATTTTGTTAAAGCAGCCCCGAGTGATTGCAAGGCCGAAATGCCTTAA